GATAGATACGATAAACAATGCCAATCTGATTTTAACTAGAATTCTCCCTGGTCTCCTCGGAGATGAGGGGATTCAGCAAGCCAGGACTGGAGAGAAGGCGTTCAATAACGCTGTACTGAAATGGGAGAAGGTAAACTCGCTAACCCCTCCTGAGCCCTGGGGGCCAAGGCAAGCACTTTTAGCGAAGAAAATGCAAAATGTTGGTAAAATAATTTGTGATTGGACCGAAGAAAAGGCAGGCAAACAAAAAAAATCACAAGCCAGCAGTTCTGTTGATCCGCTATTATCGCCTCGATATCAAAATCATCCTAAAATATTAGAAGAATTTGAGGGTAACTCGTTATTAACCTCATCATTTGGTACTAAAGCCAACGAATCCTTGCCCAATAAATCAAAGAAAAGAAAATCATTAAATCTTAATTTTTTAGGTTCACCAAGACATCAGGATAAATCCAAACAATTAAAGGAGTATGAGAACACTTCCTCATCATCCCATGATCCCGACACAAAATCTGCTTCGCTGCAAATTCGTCCTTCCTTTTCTCTTTTTTCGCTGTTTTCTCATAAGTCGGAAAGCCCTTTCCCGTCTCAGGAAGAGTTAAAATGCGCGGATCAACTAAAAAAATTGACCCTGCCCCCTAACCAGTCCGATATAGTTTTATATCAACAACTTATTGAAAAAGTGCATGCTCTTAAAGACAAACGATATCAAAAACTAAAACAGGCAGTAGAAGAAGAATACTCTATTTCGTTCCATAAGGAGCCTAGTGTTCTGATGGATGTGTCAGAAGATTGTGTACCGTCGAGTTTAAGTCGATGTATGACACAATAAATTATATGTTTGCTTTATCCCAGTAATCTGCTGGGATGATTAATTTGAGAAACCTATGATTAGATACAAGACTTAATATTCATCTAATAAAATGATGGTAATATTTAACCCCATTTCAACCAATATGTGATCAATTACGTAGGGTTAAAACAGTACACGTTTTAAATTTTCATGAATTTTAGATAATGAAGAAGCTCTTTGATACAACAATAGTTGTCGCTTTATAGATACAATGTTTTTGTCATCAAACTAGCAATATAATTTGACAGTATGATAGAAAGTTAGGAACGTTTAAGACTATGACTTATTGTGATAATCAGTTTGGTATGAATATGTCAAAAATTTTTACAAGGAATAAAAGATGCACTTTTTTTTAAATAATTCTACACAGCTATCAGACGAAGCAACCTCTTCCAAAAGCTCTACCTTTTTACCGAAGGCTTTTCGCGCAGCATTGGAACATATGAAATCAGAAGAATTATTATCAAAATATTTGCAAAAGCAAGCTAAACTCCATCCGGAAGAATATCATGAAGCGATTCAAGCCTATGTGTTAGAAAAATTAACCGATCGGACGGGGCTAATGCGTCATGTAAGTTTTTTTGACCCTGATAATACTTCTACATTAAGCTTCCTTAATGTCGTACAGGGATTTAGGGATTTAGGATTTAGTGCCTTCTCTGCTTTTGGAATGACTTGCCTTGTCATGGGCGGAGGAGTCATGGGTACCCAAAAATTAAATCCTCCTGTTGAAGAAGTTCATAAATTGCAACATCCTCTATTTCATACTGCGGCATTTAATCAAAATCAATCTAAATTAAATCAAGCACATGATAAACTAGTAGAACGCTTAGTCGATCAAATTATGATGGGTCGCGATGAGATTGAGAAACAAGATATTTTAGCTTTTGCTGATGAAGTAGAAAAACGACATCCCGTAGCTGGCCCAAGCAAAATAGGCCAATCGATATTGAAACAACTTCAGATCTTAGCCTTCACTAATTTGCAAGATATATGTGGTGGTAAACTCACCAAGAAAGATTTAATGGATCTCTATCGAGGCACACTTTTTTATGCAATCGCCGAACCAGACACCGTTGCTCATAGAGTAATGGCCATGCGTTAAGAAATACAGTAGTGTAGCAACTCTTGAATTAAAATTTAAGATCGTTGCTACACATATTGATAGCTGCACCAAGCTATTACCCTTAGGATAGATAGGCTACGTAGTTTAGCTTAAATTCTGACTACTTATAGCCTGAGTTCACCGAAAACCCAAGCTACAATTGATCTCAATTTTGATGATAGTAAGGGCTAAACTCATGAACTGCATCAATCATCGCCGCAACATGTTCAGGTGGTACGTCAGGAGTAATACCATGTCCAAGATTAAACACATGTCCTGAACCTGCCCCAAAAGATGCCAATACTTTCTTTACCTCTTCCCGAATACATTGTTGCGAAGTCAACAACACACTGGGATCAAGATTGCCTTGTAATGAGACTTGGTTACCTACTCTCCGACGCGCCTCCCCCAAATCACAGGTCCAGTCAACTCCCAAAGCATCACAACGTGTAATGAGCATTTTTTCCAACCATTGCCCACCGCCTTTAGTAAACAAAATAACGGGGATATCAGGGTAATGTGTTTTAATTTGGTGCACGATATACTGCATATAGCTCAAGGAAAACTTTTGATAATTCTCGGGTGTTAAAATCCCCCCCCAGGTATCAAAAAGCATGATTGAATTTACACCAGCCTTGATTTGTTCAATCAGATAATTTGCTACGGAAACTGCTAACTTATGCAGCAACATATGGGCCGCTTCATTTTCGGTGTAAATCAAACGCAAAATACGTTTAAAGTCTCTGCTGCTTTTACCTTCAACCATGTAACACGCCAAAGTCCATGGACTGCCTGCAAAACCAATTAAAGGAAGCTCTTTTGGCATTTCTCGACGGATTAGCTGTACCGCATCCATAACATAAGCTAATGAATCGGTTTCTGGGATTTGTAAATTAACAATCGCCTGGAGGTCGTGCAAAGGTCGCTGAAAGCAAGGCCCTTCTCCTTCGGAAAAATACAACCCTAATCCCATTGCATCTGGAATGGTCAAAATATCAGAAAATAAAATAGCAGCATCTAAAGCATATCGACGTAAAGGTTGTAATGTAACCTCACACGCTAGCTCTGGATTTTTACACAGACTTAAAAAATCACCCGCAAGTTCTCTGGTCTTTCGATATTCAGGTAAATAACGCCCCGCTTGACGCATCATCCATACGGGAGTTCGTTCTACAGGTTGTCGTCTTAAAGCACGAAGAAACAAAGATTGATCCAGATCATACATCATATTATCCCAGCATCATCAAATACATTAATGCTAACATATTTATGCAATATCCACTCTCAGTAATACAAGAATTGTTTCTAATTGACTATGAAACAAGATTAGAAACATAATCTGCCTCTATTTTACGATTACAGGGTTTATTATGGGATCAATAAAAAGTTCTTCACAGTCGATAGGAGTAGGATACCCTAAAAACACAGGTAGATTAAAACTTGTGCAGGGAAACTCTACAAAATGTCCCCATAAAATAGCTTTAATGGGCGACTCCACTTTAGATAATGGATATTGGGTCAATAAAAGAAAACCTTATGATCAAAAAAACCAAACCGTAACGCATCAAACTGCAGTCGCTCTCGCCCAAAACGATTCGACAAACTCTTATGAAATAGGTAATTTTGCCGTTGATGGCGCGACCACACAAGATCTACTGACTTATTGTCCCTTAGATAAAGTATTACCCAAAGATAAAGATCATAATGGCTCTTATGTACATCAGCTAAATGCAGTTAAAGAATGGAAGGCTGAGGTTGCAGTCCTAAGCGTTGGGGGTAATAACTATCGAGAAGCTCTAGCAAATACCTTGTTGAAAGAAATGAATTACCCTCAACTCCTCTTAAGAGTTACGCCTGATCATGCAAAACCTGCTATTACCTTAGCATTTAATGAAGTAAAAGCTAAGATACTGAGTGATTATAAAAAAATTATTGATGAGTTAATTGAGAATAATCCTCAACTCAGTCGTATTGTTCTTTTATCCCAATATTATCCCTCGATTACCCAATTAACTCCTTATTTTATTTATACTGGATTTTCTCATTTAGCACGAGCAGAAGGAAAAGGCCGTCCTCCTTTTACTGTGGTGGAAGAAACCATGAATGAACTCTATCGAGAAATCCTTGCCTATGTAGCTACTAAAGAAAAAGAAATTGTTTTTGTGGATACGACTTCTTCGTTAAATCCTTTGGGTGGAAAGCATACGTTACAAATTGAACCTAATGAGCAAGGATCAGTGATTATGGGACGATTGATTGCTAGTGCAGTGGAATATAATTTTCCTGCCGAACAAGTGCACAACTCCATTACCAGAATTTACCTGGACGCTGATGAAAAGCAAATTCATTCACAAATTTTAAAGAAAGCGGATATAGAGCATTTCAGTGTCAAAAAAATTGGCCAATTTATTAGCGAAAGCCGTTATCGTCATTTAGGTCTATTATTTTCCCCCTCATCCAGCTTGGCTGAGCGTTTTGAAAGCGCTTATCATGCGATTACAGGCAAACAATTTGATGATGAATATACCGGTTTTCCTGCTTTAGGCTTATTAGACCTGACCTTATTGCCCGCCATCGCTACTTACTTATGGCGTGTTGCATTGAATGAAAACGTTCACACTTCGTTTCGCGTATTGGCAGGTAGTGTCGCTGGACCTATTTTATTAAGTAAAACGATTCTTGGCTTATCTTTGACCTTAGGACTTGCGCTACCCATACTAGGATACGATACAGCAGCAAGTCTTCTTTCGAATACATGCACTACGACTCCAAATGAAGAAGATGAGCATTCTGAAACTGAGTTAAAGGTATAGAAATAAGGGTAGAATTACCCTGAAAAAGAGTTCCCGGGTTACTTCATACAGCGAAACCCGGGATGAGACAATTTCAAGATCCAGGTTCATTAACTTAAACCCCTCTATACATACGGTTAACTATTTAGATAAAATCACGATAAAATTACTCTTGATAGGCAGAAAAAACGTTGGATACCTTAAATATCAAAGCTCTTAATGTAAGTACTAAAATTGGCGTTTACGCATGGGAACAACGTATTAATCAACAACTAAAGATTGATATTAGTATTGATATGGATTTCAGTGCATGCAGGGAAGATTTGACCAAGACTATAGATTATCAAGCAGTTTGTGAGAGTGTAACCCACTATGTTGAGTCAAAATCTTTTCAACTGATTGAAACCGTTGCTAATGAAGTTGCAGATTTAATCAAAAAGGAATTTCTCGTCACTCAAATTACTGTGGGAATTAGTAAACCTCATGCAATCAAGAATGCTGAAAACATTCAGGTAATAGTTCGTCGTTGAGTAATCCTAAAATGAACAATTAAACCTGAGTATATGCTAATGGAGTGCTTATCCACCACTGGTAACCATACCATTCAGACGTTCATTTTTTGCCAAAATCATTTGAGCCTTTTGCGCAAGTGCACGATTTGAATAGGGACCAACTACCACTCGGAACCAATTACCTTTTGTAGCATGACTAACAGGAATAATATATACACTAAAACCTTTAAGTATCAATGTTCCTTTCATTTGTTCTGCATCTCGGCGCGCTTTAAAAGAAGCTACTTGAACTAAATATTTTCCTTTATCTAAAGTAGCCGGTTTCGCTACCGGTATCGTGTTAGCAGCAACGGGTAATCTCGCAACATTTGGTTTTGTTGTTGCAGCTCCAGTGGGAACACTGACCGTTGTCTTAACCGCTGAATTAGCAGCAATTGGCGTGGTTGCGGCAGCAACGGTTGCTGCAGTAGCATTTGCAGCGGATTGGAGGGAAGCAGCAGAGTTAGCATTGGGTTGTGAATTTGGAACTTTTTCATTGGCCAATAACGTGTAAAACTCAAATTTTGGTTTAGGAGGAATCGCGGCATGTTGTGCCGCAGGTTGTTTAGTAGATTCCCTTTTTATTTCATTATGGGCTAAAACTTGGGAATTAACCCACTTGGTTACAGTTTCTATATCCAAAAAAGAAGCGGTTAAATACCCAAATAAAAAAGTCAACGTTATCACTAAAAACTGATGCGGTGCAGCACCACGCGACCGTGAAGAACGCCTATTTCCATATTCTTTTGCCATCACATACTCTCTGGAGCGGATACGCCCAATAATTCCAAACCATTTTTTAATATTTGACGTACTGCCTCTAACAGACAAAGGCGAGCACATCGTAATTGCTCTTGCTCACACAACAGCGGAACAGCATTATAATAGCTATGCAAGCCGTTGGCTACTTCGCGTAAATAATAGGCCACCTGGTGAGGTTCACAATGAGCAGCTGCTAATTCCACAATTTCTGGATATCGACTGATTAAAGAAATCAAATGAGTTTCATGAGATTGCTCCAATAAGTCAATATGTTTTAGACCAATTGCCTTGTCCCACAACAAACCTCGTTCCTTTAATTGTCTCAATACAGAACATATCCTTGCGTGTGCATACTGAATATAATAAATGGGGTTATCACTTGATTCTGATTTTGCCAAGTCCAAATCAAAATCCATATGTTGTTCTGACTTACGTGCTACATAAAAGAAACGTGCAGCATCGTTTCCTACCTCATTACGAAGTTCTCTTAAAGTAACAAAAGAACCACTTCGCGTAGACATTTGTACTCGCTCAGAACCACGATATAAAATGGCAAATTGCACGAGCAATACATCCAGTGCGCTTTCATCATGTCCCAATGCTTTAACCACAGCGCGCAATCGAGTGATATAGCCATGATGATCCGCACCAAAAATATCAATTACCCGATCATAACCCCTATCATATTTATTCCAATGATAGGCAACATCCGAAGCAAAATAAGTAGTATGGCCATTGGCACGTACCAGTACTCGATCTTTTTCGTCACCAAAATCAGTCGCTCTAAACCAAAGGGCCCCTTCTTTTTCAAAGGTATGACCACTATTCTTAAGAGCCTGAATCCCTTTTTGGATCGAACCATCTTCAAACAAGGACTGTTCTGAGAACCAGCTATCGTATTTCACACCAAAATCAGCTAGATCATCTTTGATATCATCAAGCACTGTATTTAATGCATGTTGATGAAATAGGGTAAAAACCTCGATGCTCAAAAGTTGTTTTGCACGCATGACTAAAGCATCGATATAAATTTCTTTGTCTCCGCCATGAGGTTCATCAAGAGGTAACCCTTCAACTACACTACTCCATGGATGTACATATTCTTTACCATGTTCTGCCCAAAATTCCTGAGCTATTTCGGAAACATACTGACCTTTATAAGCATTAGCAGGAATAACTACTGGTTCTCCAGCAAGTTCGAGATAACGTAACCATACACTGGCAGCAAGAATATTCATTTGCCTGCCAGCGTCATTCACATAATATTCTAAAGTTACATCATAGCCTGCAGCCTTTAGAACATTACCTAAAGTAGCTCCAAAGGCAGCACCACGTCCATGCCCTACATGTAAAGGGCCTGTTGGATTAGCAGAAACAAACTCGATCAAAACTTTTTGATTTTGACCAATAGTACTCCGCCCAAAAAGCTCGCCTTGTTCCAGTATTTCAGCAATAACTTGAGAGCGAGAACTACTGCGGATGAAGAAATTAATAAAGCCTGCCCCAGCGATTTCCACTTTGTCCACGGAAGGATCAGCCGGTATCGCTTGAACTAAAAGTTCGGCTATTTTACGCGGTGCCTGACGACACGGTTTAGCTAAAACCAAGGCCAAATTACTGGCATAATCACCATGAGCAGAATCTTTTGAGCGATCTACCTTAATATCAACATCCAAATCAGTAGGAACCTCGCCTGACTTTTGTAATGATATTAAAGCGTGTTTTAAAAGCTGCTCTACAGTATGTTTCATGCGACTTAGTTTTCCATCAAAAAATGATACTATTATGCGCTTTTTTGTACCATATGAAAAGGTTTTATATACCTTATGCAACACAATTTGCTCTCTTATTAAAAAACAGCAAATTGTTCCTATATGAACTATGAGTTACACTTAAATACTCACTCTTTTCAACATCATTAATACTGTGTTATCAAACTCGTGTGAATCATTAAACGGTATCGGACCAACACTTGCAGCAAAACTTGCAAAATGTGGTATCCATTCTGTTTGTGATTTACTGTTCCACTTACCTTATCGTTACCAAGATA
The DNA window shown above is from Legionella sp. PC997 and carries:
- a CDS encoding caleosin family protein; the encoded protein is MHFFLNNSTQLSDEATSSKSSTFLPKAFRAALEHMKSEELLSKYLQKQAKLHPEEYHEAIQAYVLEKLTDRTGLMRHVSFFDPDNTSTLSFLNVVQGFRDLGFSAFSAFGMTCLVMGGGVMGTQKLNPPVEEVHKLQHPLFHTAAFNQNQSKLNQAHDKLVERLVDQIMMGRDEIEKQDILAFADEVEKRHPVAGPSKIGQSILKQLQILAFTNLQDICGGKLTKKDLMDLYRGTLFYAIAEPDTVAHRVMAMR
- the hemE gene encoding uroporphyrinogen decarboxylase; the encoded protein is MYDLDQSLFLRALRRQPVERTPVWMMRQAGRYLPEYRKTRELAGDFLSLCKNPELACEVTLQPLRRYALDAAILFSDILTIPDAMGLGLYFSEGEGPCFQRPLHDLQAIVNLQIPETDSLAYVMDAVQLIRREMPKELPLIGFAGSPWTLACYMVEGKSSRDFKRILRLIYTENEAAHMLLHKLAVSVANYLIEQIKAGVNSIMLFDTWGGILTPENYQKFSLSYMQYIVHQIKTHYPDIPVILFTKGGGQWLEKMLITRCDALGVDWTCDLGEARRRVGNQVSLQGNLDPSVLLTSQQCIREEVKKVLASFGAGSGHVFNLGHGITPDVPPEHVAAMIDAVHEFSPYYHQN
- a CDS encoding SGNH/GDSL hydrolase family protein; translated protein: MGSIKSSSQSIGVGYPKNTGRLKLVQGNSTKCPHKIALMGDSTLDNGYWVNKRKPYDQKNQTVTHQTAVALAQNDSTNSYEIGNFAVDGATTQDLLTYCPLDKVLPKDKDHNGSYVHQLNAVKEWKAEVAVLSVGGNNYREALANTLLKEMNYPQLLLRVTPDHAKPAITLAFNEVKAKILSDYKKIIDELIENNPQLSRIVLLSQYYPSITQLTPYFIYTGFSHLARAEGKGRPPFTVVEETMNELYREILAYVATKEKEIVFVDTTSSLNPLGGKHTLQIEPNEQGSVIMGRLIASAVEYNFPAEQVHNSITRIYLDADEKQIHSQILKKADIEHFSVKKIGQFISESRYRHLGLLFSPSSSLAERFESAYHAITGKQFDDEYTGFPALGLLDLTLLPAIATYLWRVALNENVHTSFRVLAGSVAGPILLSKTILGLSLTLGLALPILGYDTAASLLSNTCTTTPNEEDEHSETELKV
- the folB gene encoding dihydroneopterin aldolase → MDTLNIKALNVSTKIGVYAWEQRINQQLKIDISIDMDFSACREDLTKTIDYQAVCESVTHYVESKSFQLIETVANEVADLIKKEFLVTQITVGISKPHAIKNAENIQVIVRR
- a CDS encoding SPOR domain-containing protein, whose product is MAKEYGNRRSSRSRGAAPHQFLVITLTFLFGYLTASFLDIETVTKWVNSQVLAHNEIKRESTKQPAAQHAAIPPKPKFEFYTLLANEKVPNSQPNANSAASLQSAANATAATVAAATTPIAANSAVKTTVSVPTGAATTKPNVARLPVAANTIPVAKPATLDKGKYLVQVASFKARRDAEQMKGTLILKGFSVYIIPVSHATKGNWFRVVVGPYSNRALAQKAQMILAKNERLNGMVTSGG
- the argS gene encoding arginine--tRNA ligase, which produces MKHTVEQLLKHALISLQKSGEVPTDLDVDIKVDRSKDSAHGDYASNLALVLAKPCRQAPRKIAELLVQAIPADPSVDKVEIAGAGFINFFIRSSSRSQVIAEILEQGELFGRSTIGQNQKVLIEFVSANPTGPLHVGHGRGAAFGATLGNVLKAAGYDVTLEYYVNDAGRQMNILAASVWLRYLELAGEPVVIPANAYKGQYVSEIAQEFWAEHGKEYVHPWSSVVEGLPLDEPHGGDKEIYIDALVMRAKQLLSIEVFTLFHQHALNTVLDDIKDDLADFGVKYDSWFSEQSLFEDGSIQKGIQALKNSGHTFEKEGALWFRATDFGDEKDRVLVRANGHTTYFASDVAYHWNKYDRGYDRVIDIFGADHHGYITRLRAVVKALGHDESALDVLLVQFAILYRGSERVQMSTRSGSFVTLRELRNEVGNDAARFFYVARKSEQHMDFDLDLAKSESSDNPIYYIQYAHARICSVLRQLKERGLLWDKAIGLKHIDLLEQSHETHLISLISRYPEIVELAAAHCEPHQVAYYLREVANGLHSYYNAVPLLCEQEQLRCARLCLLEAVRQILKNGLELLGVSAPESM